A window from Pseudobutyrivibrio ruminis HUN009 encodes these proteins:
- a CDS encoding carbohydrate ABC transporter permease, protein MKKMGRKNKIIIYIILIIMSFIMLVPFAWMVLTAFKTVGESTQMDPFVIFPSKFRVDNFVKVLHNVNFGRLYFNTIMMIALRVLCAVLTATLAGYAFARLQFKGRDFMFGLVLFQMMIPSQIFIIPQYVMVSKLGWTNSLLGLLFPGLVSAFGTFLLRQAYMGLPKELEEAARLDGCNIGQTFLFIMAPLTKSAMVALGIFTAVFAYKDLMWPMIVCPDTNKTTLASALSKMQGQFSSNYPELMAAALIACLPMIILYVIFQKQFIEGIATSGGKL, encoded by the coding sequence GTGAAAAAAATGGGACGTAAAAACAAAATAATAATTTATATAATTCTTATAATCATGTCTTTTATAATGCTGGTGCCATTTGCGTGGATGGTGCTCACAGCATTCAAGACGGTTGGCGAATCTACTCAGATGGATCCGTTCGTAATCTTTCCATCGAAGTTTCGAGTAGATAATTTTGTAAAAGTATTACACAATGTAAACTTTGGACGACTATATTTCAACACAATAATGATGATTGCCCTTCGAGTTTTGTGTGCAGTCCTCACAGCTACACTTGCAGGATATGCTTTTGCCAGACTTCAGTTTAAGGGCAGAGATTTCATGTTTGGTTTGGTTCTTTTCCAGATGATGATTCCATCACAGATTTTCATCATCCCTCAGTACGTAATGGTAAGTAAGCTTGGCTGGACCAACTCCTTACTTGGACTTTTATTCCCAGGTCTGGTATCAGCCTTTGGAACCTTCCTTCTTCGCCAGGCCTACATGGGCTTGCCAAAGGAACTGGAGGAAGCAGCAAGACTTGATGGCTGCAACATCGGTCAAACATTCCTGTTTATCATGGCGCCTCTTACAAAATCAGCCATGGTAGCCCTTGGAATCTTCACAGCAGTATTTGCTTACAAGGATTTGATGTGGCCAATGATTGTTTGTCCAGACACAAACAAAACTACCCTTGCCAGCGCACTTTCAAAGATGCAGGGACAGTTCTCATCGAACTATCCAGAACTTATGGCAGCAGCATTAATCGCATGCTTGCCAATGATTATTCTTTATGTCATTTTCCAAAAGCAGTTCATCGAAGGTATTGCTACATCCGGTGGAAAGCTTTAA
- a CDS encoding N-acetylmannosamine-6-phosphate 2-epimerase has protein sequence MNQKSQILNQINGGLVVSCQALDSEPLHSSFIMGRMAKAAVEGGAVGIRVNGPDDIAEIKKTTDVPIIGLWKQDYDNSEIYITPTLTEIDALAEAGVDIIATDATNRIRPGGITLDSFFKKVRAKYPDMLFMADCSTYEEGVKAEQLGFDIVSTTLAGYTKETAGRELPDFDMLKKLVDSLSIPVICEGGIWELAQLQKAFELGCHCAVIGSAITRPQLITKRFTDSIKEIKNENN, from the coding sequence ATGAATCAAAAGTCTCAAATCTTAAATCAAATAAACGGTGGGTTGGTGGTTTCCTGCCAGGCGCTTGATAGTGAACCTCTCCATAGTAGTTTCATTATGGGAAGGATGGCAAAAGCAGCCGTGGAAGGCGGCGCAGTTGGAATCAGAGTAAACGGGCCTGATGACATTGCCGAGATAAAAAAGACTACCGACGTTCCTATTATTGGATTGTGGAAGCAGGATTACGATAATTCAGAAATCTACATCACTCCTACCCTGACAGAAATCGATGCTCTCGCTGAAGCAGGTGTTGATATCATTGCCACTGATGCCACAAATAGGATCAGGCCAGGTGGCATTACACTAGACAGCTTCTTCAAGAAAGTTCGCGCAAAGTATCCGGATATGCTTTTTATGGCAGATTGCTCTACCTACGAAGAAGGAGTTAAAGCCGAGCAGCTTGGGTTCGATATCGTCAGCACTACTCTTGCTGGTTACACCAAAGAAACTGCCGGACGTGAATTACCGGATTTCGATATGCTAAAAAAGCTCGTCGATTCACTCAGTATTCCTGTAATTTGCGAAGGCGGCATTTGGGAGTTAGCTCAGCTTCAAAAGGCCTTTGAGCTTGGATGTCACTGCGCTGTTATTGGCAGCGCAATCACCAGGCCTCAGCTAATCACAAAACGATTTACCGATTCAATCAAGGAGATTAAAAATGAAAATAATTAA
- a CDS encoding ribose-phosphate pyrophosphokinase, protein MPNNEIVLENTPPMAELGIIPHKSCTAIAERVNDYLLQWRQERKSDQSIITLAGYRSDSYIVKADCPRFGSGEAKGIINQSVRGLDLYILVDVTNYSLTYTVCGHENHMSPDDIFCDLKRIIAAAMGKAKRITVIIPFLYEGRQHRRSARESLDCAMALQELVSMGVDNIITFDAHDPRVQNAIPLHSFETVSPTYQFLKGILKNCKDLKLDNDHLMIISPDEGGTKRAVYMASVLGVNVGMFYKRRDYSRIVDGRNPIVAHEFLGNDVAGKDVIIVDDMISSGESMIDVATELKKRNASRIFVVATFGLFTNGMAKFDKAVEDGVIYKVVTTNLTYLPEEITARDYFIKCDMSKYIAYIIDTLNHECSISELLNPYGRIEKLITKYKNGEY, encoded by the coding sequence ATGCCAAACAATGAAATCGTGTTGGAAAACACACCACCTATGGCAGAGCTAGGAATTATTCCTCACAAGAGCTGTACAGCCATCGCAGAACGCGTTAACGACTATCTTCTTCAGTGGAGACAGGAGCGCAAGAGTGATCAGTCAATCATTACTCTCGCTGGTTACCGCAGCGATTCTTACATCGTAAAGGCTGACTGCCCACGTTTCGGTTCAGGCGAAGCAAAGGGTATCATCAACCAGTCAGTTAGAGGACTTGATTTATACATCCTCGTAGATGTTACAAACTACAGCCTTACATACACCGTTTGTGGTCACGAGAACCACATGAGTCCAGACGATATCTTCTGTGACTTAAAGCGTATCATCGCAGCAGCAATGGGAAAAGCTAAGCGCATCACAGTTATTATCCCATTCCTTTATGAAGGCAGACAGCACCGCAGAAGTGCTCGTGAATCTCTTGACTGTGCTATGGCACTTCAGGAACTTGTAAGCATGGGCGTAGACAACATCATCACATTTGATGCTCACGACCCACGTGTACAGAATGCTATTCCACTTCATAGTTTTGAAACTGTTTCACCTACATACCAGTTCCTTAAGGGCATCCTTAAGAACTGCAAGGACTTAAAGCTCGACAACGATCACCTTATGATCATCTCTCCAGATGAAGGTGGTACAAAGCGCGCCGTATACATGGCTTCAGTTCTTGGTGTTAATGTTGGTATGTTTTACAAGCGTCGTGATTACAGCCGCATCGTAGACGGACGTAATCCTATCGTAGCTCATGAATTCCTTGGAAACGACGTAGCTGGCAAGGACGTTATCATCGTAGATGATATGATTTCTTCTGGCGAGTCAATGATAGACGTAGCTACAGAGCTCAAGAAGCGCAACGCAAGCCGCATCTTCGTAGTAGCTACATTCGGACTCTTCACAAACGGAATGGCGAAGTTCGACAAGGCCGTTGAGGATGGCGTAATCTACAAGGTAGTTACAACAAACCTCACATACCTTCCTGAAGAAATCACAGCACGTGACTACTTCATCAAATGCGACATGTCAAAGTACATCGCATACATCATCGATACTCTCAACCACGAGTGCTCAATCTCAGAGCTCCTCAACCCATACGGACGTATCGAAAAGCTCATCACAAAGTACAAAAACGGCGAATACTAA
- the nagA gene encoding N-acetylglucosamine-6-phosphate deacetylase translates to MKIINGSVFLEDGKFDEVDVVCKDGLISDIGQDVASSSDTEIFDASDCYVIPGLCDIHLHGCMSFDACDGTKEALAAMAKYEASVGVTSILPTTMTYPEETLTTIAKAVADYRKYDNDTEGFATIHGINMEGPFISPEKKGAQNPKYIQNPDYDMFHRINVASGNSVRLCDIAPETEGAMEFIDKAKKETRISLAHTTADYDTCKEAFMRGAKHLTHLFNAMPAFTHRAPGPIGAAAENENVTPELICDGVHVYPAAVNMMYKVFSADRLIMISDSMRATGLPDGEYELGGQPVTVKGRLATLHDGTIAGSATNLFDCMMTAVKEMNIPLADAILCASRNPAKAIGVYNTVGSITIGKQADFVIINKSDLSIKKVIVRGKYVNS, encoded by the coding sequence ATGAAAATAATTAACGGTAGCGTGTTTTTGGAAGATGGAAAATTTGATGAGGTGGACGTTGTTTGTAAGGATGGGTTGATTTCGGATATCGGCCAGGATGTTGCTTCATCTAGCGATACAGAAATATTTGATGCCAGCGATTGCTATGTTATCCCTGGTTTGTGTGATATACATCTCCATGGATGCATGAGTTTTGATGCTTGTGATGGTACAAAGGAAGCTCTTGCTGCCATGGCAAAATACGAGGCAAGCGTAGGCGTCACTTCTATCCTGCCAACAACCATGACATATCCAGAAGAGACTCTTACTACTATTGCTAAGGCTGTTGCCGACTATCGTAAATACGATAATGACACAGAAGGTTTTGCCACTATTCACGGCATAAATATGGAAGGTCCTTTTATTTCACCTGAAAAGAAGGGCGCTCAGAATCCTAAGTATATACAAAACCCAGATTACGATATGTTCCACCGTATAAACGTAGCCAGCGGTAATTCAGTTCGTTTATGCGATATTGCACCTGAAACTGAAGGTGCTATGGAGTTTATTGATAAAGCAAAGAAGGAAACAAGAATATCCTTGGCTCACACCACTGCTGACTATGACACATGCAAGGAAGCTTTTATGCGCGGTGCAAAACATCTTACTCACCTGTTCAATGCTATGCCTGCATTTACACATCGTGCGCCCGGGCCAATCGGAGCTGCTGCAGAAAATGAAAATGTCACACCAGAACTTATCTGCGACGGAGTCCATGTATATCCTGCTGCAGTAAATATGATGTACAAGGTTTTCAGTGCTGACAGACTTATTATGATTAGTGATTCTATGCGTGCCACAGGACTGCCTGATGGAGAATACGAGCTTGGAGGTCAGCCGGTCACAGTAAAGGGCCGCCTGGCAACTCTTCACGATGGCACCATCGCCGGCTCTGCTACTAACCTCTTCGACTGTATGATGACAGCTGTTAAGGAAATGAACATTCCTCTTGCAGATGCTATCTTGTGTGCCTCTAGAAATCCAGCAAAAGCTATTGGCGTGTACAACACCGTTGGTTCCATCACTATTGGCAAACAGGCGGATTTTGTTATAATTAATAAATCCGATCTAAGTATTAAAAAAGTCATAGTAAGAGGTAAATATGTCAACAGTTGA
- a CDS encoding MurR/RpiR family transcriptional regulator, with protein sequence MSTVDSTKDKIREAYDNLTKSEQQVADYFLENTEISDFSSKHISLLLYVSEATLSRFAKKCGFKGYREFVYMYELDFKDYFTEKEEKEISDITRSVRKNYKDIMVKAFDLIDEDQMRRIATKLSNTEYTVPVYGMGSSGYVAREFQLRFMRLGLDVIAITDSQMIAMNASLVKRGSLVLAFSISGTTKVVIDGIKKAKQNGARVVLFTASKDKKLAELCDEIVEVAYLKELEKGTKISPQISLLILIDVLYSYYFANDSFFKAEKYKRTLSALEIEKNISPL encoded by the coding sequence ATGTCAACAGTTGATTCAACTAAAGATAAAATACGAGAAGCTTACGATAATTTGACCAAATCAGAGCAGCAGGTTGCAGATTACTTTTTGGAGAACACTGAAATCAGCGATTTTTCATCAAAGCACATCTCCTTGCTGCTATACGTTTCTGAGGCAACACTTTCTCGTTTTGCCAAGAAATGCGGCTTTAAGGGCTACCGTGAATTTGTTTACATGTACGAGCTGGATTTCAAGGATTACTTCACTGAAAAGGAAGAAAAGGAAATCTCTGATATCACTCGCTCTGTTCGCAAAAACTATAAAGACATTATGGTGAAGGCCTTTGATTTGATTGATGAAGATCAGATGCGACGCATCGCCACCAAGCTCAGCAACACCGAGTACACTGTCCCAGTGTATGGCATGGGTTCCAGCGGGTATGTTGCCAGAGAATTCCAGCTTCGATTTATGAGACTAGGTCTAGATGTTATCGCAATTACGGATTCACAGATGATTGCCATGAATGCCTCTTTAGTAAAAAGAGGCTCTTTAGTGTTGGCTTTTTCTATCAGCGGTACTACAAAAGTTGTTATCGACGGCATTAAAAAGGCAAAGCAAAACGGAGCCAGAGTTGTTCTTTTCACCGCTTCAAAAGACAAAAAATTAGCAGAGCTTTGCGATGAAATCGTTGAAGTTGCCTACCTCAAGGAGCTTGAAAAGGGCACCAAGATTTCCCCACAAATATCTCTGCTGATACTTATTGATGTTCTTTACTCTTACTATTTTGCTAACGACTCATTCTTCAAAGCTGAAAAATACAAGCGTACTTTATCAGCATTGGAGATTGAGAAAAACATTTCTCCTTTGTAG
- a CDS encoding ABC transporter substrate-binding protein: MKVKKVTSLLLASLMAMSMMACGSSGDGSSDASADGGDSAAATEMKGSVEGELTVSIWDENQRAGLQEIIDEWSEQSGVKATIQVVGWDDYWTLLEAGASGGELPDVFWMHSNQAQKYMENDMLMDLTDKIDASDKIDMANYYEGIVDLYQLDGKQYAVPKDIDTIALWYNKTIFDEMGVDYPDDTWTWDTFVDAAAKLTNDEHWGYAIAPSNNQDSFYNAVYSMGGEIISDDKKSSGYDNPNTIKAIQMFVDMVQDGSCPDLNTISESGADVLFESGKVAMVTQGSWMVSAFKDNEYTAANCDVAVLPKDATTGKRVSIYNGLGWAASATTKNPDAAWSLIEWLGSKEMQEKQAELGVTMSAYEGCSDLWVNCTDVFDLSGHMDMLDADLVFRPYSKYTTVWEDMQTEKLKEAWTGEKDVETVCQEICDSMNQTLSEE; the protein is encoded by the coding sequence ATGAAGGTAAAGAAAGTGACTAGTTTATTGCTTGCTTCATTAATGGCAATGTCAATGATGGCATGTGGTAGCTCTGGGGATGGCTCATCAGATGCATCAGCAGATGGTGGTGATTCTGCAGCAGCAACAGAAATGAAGGGCAGCGTAGAAGGCGAACTTACAGTTTCTATCTGGGATGAAAACCAGAGAGCAGGTTTGCAGGAAATCATTGATGAGTGGTCAGAGCAGTCAGGTGTAAAGGCTACAATCCAGGTAGTTGGCTGGGATGATTATTGGACATTACTTGAGGCTGGTGCTTCAGGTGGTGAGCTTCCAGATGTATTCTGGATGCACTCAAATCAGGCACAGAAATATATGGAAAATGACATGCTCATGGATTTGACAGATAAGATTGATGCCAGCGATAAAATCGATATGGCTAATTACTACGAAGGTATCGTAGATCTTTATCAGTTAGATGGTAAGCAGTATGCAGTTCCAAAGGATATCGATACAATCGCTCTTTGGTACAACAAAACAATCTTTGACGAGATGGGCGTTGATTATCCAGATGACACATGGACATGGGATACATTTGTAGATGCAGCAGCAAAGCTTACAAACGATGAGCACTGGGGATATGCAATTGCACCTTCAAACAACCAGGACTCATTCTACAATGCAGTATATTCAATGGGTGGAGAAATCATCAGCGATGATAAGAAGTCTTCAGGCTATGACAACCCTAACACAATCAAGGCAATTCAGATGTTTGTAGATATGGTTCAGGACGGCTCTTGCCCAGACCTTAACACAATCTCTGAATCAGGCGCAGATGTACTTTTCGAGTCAGGAAAGGTTGCAATGGTAACACAGGGTTCTTGGATGGTATCAGCTTTCAAGGACAACGAATACACAGCAGCAAACTGTGACGTAGCAGTTCTTCCAAAGGATGCAACAACAGGTAAGAGAGTTTCTATTTACAACGGACTTGGCTGGGCAGCATCAGCAACAACAAAGAATCCAGATGCAGCATGGTCTCTTATCGAATGGCTCGGCTCTAAGGAAATGCAGGAGAAGCAGGCAGAGCTTGGTGTAACAATGTCAGCATACGAAGGATGCTCAGACCTTTGGGTTAACTGCACAGACGTATTCGACTTAAGCGGACATATGGATATGCTTGATGCAGACTTAGTATTCCGCCCATATTCAAAGTACACAACAGTTTGGGAAGATATGCAGACAGAAAAGCTTAAAGAAGCTTGGACAGGCGAAAAGGATGTAGAAACAGTTTGTCAGGAAATTTGTGACAGCATGAATCAGACCCTCAGTGAGGAATAA
- a CDS encoding carbohydrate ABC transporter permease: MDKKRVTKRERSEFIWGWLFIAPTMIGLIILNIIPIFQTIYQSFFKTGDFGKGNIFVGLGNYQRVFSDTEVWQALWNTIKYAVVEVPISIIISLVLAVFLNGKIKGRSVFRTIFFLPMVAAPAAIAMVWRWLYNSEFGLLNHILPGKTNWISNPDIAIYSIAIIGIWSIIGYNMVLFLAGLQEVPRDYYEAASIDGANGVQQFFSLTVPLISPTIFFVLVTRVIAAMQVFDVIYMVIDNNNPALFKTQSLVSLFYKYSFTQGNKGYGATVVVVLLVVIMLLTVLQMIGQKKWVHYN, translated from the coding sequence ATGGATAAAAAAAGAGTTACAAAGCGCGAAAGAAGCGAATTTATTTGGGGATGGCTTTTCATTGCGCCAACAATGATTGGTTTAATCATCCTAAACATCATTCCAATTTTTCAAACTATATATCAGAGTTTTTTCAAAACTGGAGATTTTGGCAAAGGAAATATCTTTGTTGGACTCGGTAATTATCAAAGGGTTTTCTCAGATACTGAAGTATGGCAGGCACTGTGGAACACAATTAAATATGCAGTAGTTGAGGTACCAATCTCTATCATTATTTCGTTAGTATTAGCAGTATTTTTAAATGGGAAAATAAAAGGAAGAAGTGTCTTTAGAACCATCTTTTTCCTACCAATGGTTGCAGCTCCAGCAGCAATCGCTATGGTTTGGAGATGGCTATATAATTCTGAATTTGGACTATTGAATCATATCTTGCCTGGAAAGACCAACTGGATTTCTAACCCGGATATTGCAATCTATTCAATCGCAATCATCGGTATCTGGTCAATCATCGGCTACAATATGGTTTTGTTTTTGGCAGGCTTGCAGGAAGTTCCAAGAGACTACTATGAGGCTGCGTCTATAGATGGAGCAAATGGAGTACAGCAGTTTTTCAGCCTTACAGTTCCACTTATTTCTCCAACAATTTTCTTCGTGCTGGTTACAAGAGTTATTGCCGCTATGCAGGTATTCGATGTTATCTACATGGTAATCGATAACAACAATCCAGCGCTCTTTAAAACACAGTCACTTGTTAGCTTGTTCTATAAATACTCATTTACTCAGGGCAACAAGGGCTATGGAGCAACAGTTGTAGTAGTGCTTCTTGTAGTAATCATGCTTTTGACTGTGCTACAAATGATTGGTCAAAAGAAGTGGGTTCACTACAACTAA
- a CDS encoding PTS transporter subunit EIIC: MKFLQKLGKALMLPVAVLPLCGLLMGIGYALCPATMQGGDITGAKMLIGLFLVKAGAALIDNMALLFVIGVGVGMSDDHDGTGGVAALVSWLIMTTLLGTGFVTTIMPSIAESATRTIAFDKIANPFIGILAGVIGSLCYNKFKGTKLPDWLSFFSGKRSVAIISGLISICVSAVLLFVWPLLFTGLVAIGTGISKMGIVGAGIYAFLNRLLIPTGLHHALNNVFWFDTIGLGDLTNFWAGKTSADVSWDLGLYMSGFFPCMMFGIPGAAIAMIRRAKTGKRKIAIGILSSAAICAFVCGVTEPFEFAFMFLAPGLYVVYALLYGVFTIITGLVGFRAGFSFSAGATDLIFSASLPAAQNTWMIIPLGIAAFVVFYLVFYYMIGAFDFKTPGREDDEEDYAEIDKDVKLSDNNYAVVASKVLAALGGKENITSADYCATRLRLEVKDQSVIDEKAVKAAGAAGMIRPGKTSVQVVIGTQVQFVYDEFKKLL; the protein is encoded by the coding sequence ATGAAGTTTTTACAAAAACTTGGTAAAGCCCTTATGCTACCAGTAGCGGTATTACCTCTATGTGGTCTTTTGATGGGTATCGGATACGCTTTATGCCCAGCAACAATGCAAGGAGGAGACATCACCGGTGCAAAAATGCTTATCGGTTTGTTTCTGGTAAAAGCTGGTGCCGCTTTAATTGACAACATGGCACTACTTTTCGTAATAGGCGTCGGTGTTGGTATGTCAGATGATCATGATGGTACAGGCGGTGTAGCTGCTCTTGTTTCATGGTTAATCATGACAACACTTCTTGGCACAGGATTTGTTACAACAATCATGCCATCAATTGCAGAAAGTGCTACACGCACAATTGCATTTGATAAGATTGCAAATCCATTTATCGGTATTCTTGCTGGTGTAATTGGTTCTTTGTGCTACAACAAATTCAAAGGCACAAAGCTTCCAGACTGGCTTTCATTCTTCAGTGGTAAGAGAAGCGTAGCAATTATCTCAGGTCTCATTTCTATCTGTGTTTCTGCTGTATTGCTTTTTGTATGGCCATTACTTTTCACAGGCCTTGTAGCAATCGGTACTGGAATTTCAAAGATGGGAATCGTTGGAGCTGGTATCTACGCATTCCTTAACAGACTTCTTATTCCAACAGGTCTTCACCACGCACTTAACAACGTATTCTGGTTCGACACAATCGGACTTGGTGATTTAACAAACTTCTGGGCAGGCAAGACATCTGCTGATGTTTCATGGGATTTAGGACTCTACATGTCAGGCTTCTTCCCATGTATGATGTTTGGTATTCCTGGTGCTGCAATCGCAATGATTAGACGTGCAAAGACAGGTAAGAGAAAGATTGCAATCGGTATCCTTTCATCTGCAGCTATCTGTGCATTCGTTTGCGGTGTTACAGAGCCATTCGAGTTTGCATTCATGTTCCTTGCTCCAGGTCTTTACGTAGTATACGCACTTCTCTATGGTGTGTTTACAATTATCACAGGCTTGGTAGGATTTAGAGCAGGCTTCTCATTCTCAGCTGGTGCAACAGATTTAATCTTCTCAGCATCACTTCCAGCTGCTCAGAACACATGGATGATTATTCCACTTGGCATCGCAGCATTTGTAGTATTCTATCTTGTATTCTATTACATGATTGGTGCTTTTGATTTCAAGACACCAGGTCGTGAGGACGATGAGGAAGACTATGCTGAAATTGATAAAGATGTAAAACTTTCAGATAATAACTATGCTGTAGTAGCATCAAAGGTTTTAGCTGCTCTCGGCGGAAAAGAAAACATCACATCAGCTGACTACTGTGCTACAAGACTCCGACTTGAAGTAAAGGATCAGTCAGTGATTGATGAAAAAGCTGTAAAAGCTGCTGGTGCTGCCGGTATGATTCGCCCAGGCAAAACATCAGTACAGGTAGTCATCGGAACTCAGGTACAGTTCGTATATGACGAATTCAAGAAATTACTATAA
- the nagB gene encoding glucosamine-6-phosphate deaminase encodes MKIYKEKDYDAVSKRAAALVAAQMKEKNNSILGLATGSSPVGMYKELVDMYNAGEISFKKIRTVNLDEYAGLADDDVNSYHYFMNQHLFSKVDIDPANTHLPNGIAADPEAECASYEAMVQSLGGTDLQVLGLGENGHIGFNEPGTPFTEVTHLVDLTESTIHANSRLFEKIEDVPRQAYSMGIKTIMSAKRILLIVTGTAKADALAKVINGPVTVDVPGSILQTHPDVTVICDEAAASKL; translated from the coding sequence ATGAAGATTTACAAAGAAAAAGATTACGATGCTGTAAGCAAGAGAGCAGCGGCCCTTGTAGCAGCTCAAATGAAAGAAAAAAATAACAGTATCCTTGGCCTTGCTACTGGCTCATCACCAGTAGGCATGTACAAAGAGCTTGTGGACATGTACAACGCAGGCGAAATATCGTTCAAAAAAATCCGTACAGTAAACCTGGATGAATATGCGGGCCTTGCCGACGATGATGTAAACAGCTATCACTACTTCATGAACCAGCACCTATTCTCTAAGGTAGACATAGACCCTGCCAACACCCACTTACCAAACGGCATAGCAGCTGACCCTGAAGCAGAATGTGCATCATACGAAGCCATGGTACAATCCCTAGGCGGAACAGACCTTCAAGTCTTAGGCCTTGGCGAAAACGGCCACATCGGCTTCAACGAACCAGGCACTCCATTCACCGAAGTCACTCACCTGGTAGATCTGACTGAAAGCACCATCCATGCCAACTCCCGCCTCTTCGAAAAAATCGAAGATGTCCCAAGACAGGCCTACTCCATGGGCATCAAAACCATCATGAGCGCCAAGCGCATCCTACTCATCGTAACCGGCACAGCAAAAGCCGACGCCCTGGCCAAAGTCATTAACGGACCTGTAACCGTCGACGTGCCAGGCTCAATCCTCCAAACCCATCCGGACGTAACCGTAATTTGCGACGAAGCCGCCGCATCCAAACTCTAA